The following coding sequences are from one Paenibacillus sp. FSL R5-0912 window:
- the kduD gene encoding 2-dehydro-3-deoxy-D-gluconate 5-dehydrogenase KduD, with the protein MSSLFSLAGKTAIVTGAAQGLGQGIALAFAEAGADVISASLNGSEETVSAAEAFGVKALSIATDLSDHSKLQGMFDEAVAFTGKVDILVNCAGMIRRTPAKDHSEKDWFDVINLNQNTVFLLSQIAGRHFLERGNGKIINICSMLSYQGGINVPGYTASKHAVAGLTKAFANEWAGSGLNINAIAPGYMATENTAPIRADQSRSDSILDRIPAGRWGTAEDVKGPAVFLASAASDYLNGHILNVDGGWLAR; encoded by the coding sequence ATGTCATCTTTATTCAGTTTGGCAGGTAAAACAGCAATCGTAACGGGTGCTGCCCAGGGTCTTGGACAAGGGATCGCCCTTGCCTTCGCAGAAGCTGGCGCAGATGTAATCTCCGCTTCCCTTAATGGGAGTGAAGAGACTGTTTCAGCAGCTGAAGCTTTTGGCGTTAAGGCACTAAGCATTGCTACTGATCTGAGCGATCATTCCAAGCTTCAGGGCATGTTCGACGAAGCTGTTGCCTTCACAGGCAAAGTTGACATCCTCGTGAACTGCGCAGGTATGATCCGCCGTACGCCAGCCAAGGATCACAGTGAAAAAGACTGGTTCGACGTCATCAACCTCAACCAGAACACTGTATTCCTGCTGTCCCAGATCGCCGGCCGCCACTTCCTTGAAAGAGGCAACGGAAAAATCATCAACATCTGCTCCATGCTCTCCTATCAGGGCGGCATCAACGTACCAGGCTACACAGCAAGTAAGCATGCCGTAGCAGGTCTGACTAAAGCATTCGCTAACGAATGGGCTGGTTCCGGTCTGAACATCAACGCCATCGCTCCAGGATATATGGCTACTGAGAACACAGCTCCAATCCGTGCCGATCAGAGCCGTTCCGATTCAATTCTTGACCGCATTCCAGCCGGACGCTGGGGAACTGCTGAAGATGTTAAGGGCCCTGCTGTGTTCCTGGCATCTGCGGCTTCCGACTACCTGAACGGACATATCCTTAATGTAGACGGCGGATGGCTGGCCAGATAA
- a CDS encoding NUDIX hydrolase, which produces MTEEILTTFDEQGNRTGTAPRDEVHRHGLWHETFHCWFVRQADNGLMIYLQLRSRHKRDYAGLLDITAAGHLMADETVEDGVREVQEELGLRLAFDELKPLGIIPYQMDTAGFMDRERANVFVYENNYALSDFSLQQEEVAGIVQARFAEFRSFIAGASSTLHVQGFRVTDDSEWAEINERVNHAQLVPHEPAYYLRVIEGIEALYSRE; this is translated from the coding sequence ATGACCGAAGAGATACTAACTACATTTGATGAGCAAGGTAATAGAACCGGAACCGCTCCCCGCGATGAGGTACACCGCCACGGTCTCTGGCACGAGACCTTTCATTGCTGGTTTGTCCGTCAGGCTGACAATGGACTGATGATTTACCTCCAGCTGCGCAGCCGGCACAAAAGAGATTATGCCGGACTGCTCGATATCACTGCCGCCGGCCATCTGATGGCTGATGAGACGGTGGAGGATGGGGTCCGGGAGGTACAGGAGGAGCTGGGCCTTAGGCTTGCTTTTGACGAATTAAAACCTTTGGGAATTATCCCCTACCAGATGGATACAGCCGGGTTTATGGACCGGGAGCGGGCGAATGTTTTTGTTTACGAGAACAATTATGCTCTCAGTGACTTCTCGCTGCAGCAGGAAGAGGTAGCAGGGATCGTCCAGGCCCGCTTCGCCGAGTTCCGCAGCTTCATCGCTGGGGCAAGCAGCACTCTACATGTGCAAGGCTTCCGGGTAACCGATGACAGTGAATGGGCCGAAATTAATGAACGGGTAAACCACGCACAGCTCGTACCGCATGAGCCAGCTTACTATTTGCGGGTGATTGAGGGAATCGAAGCTCTTTACAGCAGGGAATGA